The Microbacterium natoriense genomic interval ACCGCCCGACAGCAGCGCTGTCGGCGAGTCGATCCGCTTCTCGAGTTCGGGGAACTGCTCGAGCGCGGCGTCCAGCTCAGCCGGAGTCCGCGCGGTGAGCGAGATGTTCTCGCGCACCGTCAGCGATGGGAACACCGCCCGCCCCTGCTCGATGTGCACGATCCCGCGGCGGGCACGGGCGACGCGCGAGAGCTTGTCGATGGCCTCGCCGTCGAGGGTGAGCGTGCCGGCGGAGTGCGGAGTCACCCCCGACACGGACTCGATCAGACTGGTCTTGCCCGCGCCGTTCGGCCCGACGAGCGCGAGCACCTCTCCGCCGCGCACGGTGAGCGACACGTCGGAGATCACCGGCCCAGCTCCACGGCTGACGGTCACGCCGTCCAGGACGAGTTCACTCATGACAGCAGCTCCGTCTCTCCCATGTACGCCTTCACGACGTCGGGGTTCGCCAGCACCTCGGCCTGCGGGCCGCTCGCCAGCACTCGACCGAAGTCGAGCACGGTGAGCATCGGGCATACCGAGCGCACGAGATCGAGGTCGTGCTCGATGATGATCAGTGCGACGCCGTAGCGCCCGGGGAGCTCCCGCAGCCGTGCCGCGAGTGCCAGATGCTCCTCGTGCGACAGGCCGGCTGCCGGCTCGTCGAGGATGAGCAGTCGGGGGCGCGCGATCACGTTCGCCGCGACTTCGACCAGCCTCCGGGTGCCGACGTCGACGCTCGACAGGCGAGCCTTGGCCGGCGGGCAGCCGAAGAACTCCAGGACCTCGTCGATGTCGGATGCCGCGAGCCGCCGCCGCGCCACGAAGCGCACGTAGGCTCCGACGGTGAGCGCCGGCGGCACACGATCCTGCTGGAACGTGCGCCGAAGACCCAGGCGGGCGCGCCTCGTGGGGGAGAGGCCGGCGAGGTCGCGACCGCCCAGAAGCACGCGGCCGCCGTGCTTCGGCAGGAATCCGCCGATCGCGTCGACGAACGTCGACTTGCCGGCCCCGTTCGGCCCGATGAGGCCCATGATCGACGCGCTCGGCACCTGGAACGACACATCGTCGAGGGCCTTCAGCGCCCCGAACTGCACCGTGAGCCCTTCGACGGTGAGCACGGGCGCGCCGTCGAGAGCGGCCTCGTCGACGGTCGCCGTGGTCGTGGTGGTGATGACCGCTGCATCGGCTTCGGCATCCGGAGGCAACGCCGTCAGCGCCGCGCCCGCGGTCCTGCGGTCCGCGCGGCGCCAGATCAGATCGCGGACGGTCTGTCCCAGGTTCGTGCCGCTGGTCAGAGCCTGCACGCCGAGCACGCCGAAGACGACGAAGCCCCAGTTCTGGTCGATGCCCCACCGCTTGAGGAGCTCGGGCACGAGCACCCAGAGGATGCCGCCGAGGATCGCCATGTCGATGAGGTGCGCGCCCGACATGATCGCCAGGACATAGAGCGCGAGCGACTGCAGCGGAGTGAAGCTCGAGGCGAAGGGCAGTTGCACCTGGCCCGCGAGGAGACCACCGGCGATCCCGCCGAGGGCCGCCGACACGGCGAACGCCGTGAGCTTCGCGACCTGCACGCTCTGTCCTGCCGCCGCGGTGCCGCGCTCGGAGAAGGCGACGGCCTTCCACGACGAGCCCCAGCGCCCTCGCTGGAGGAAGAACACGCCGAGACCGCAGACGGCGAGCACGACGACGGAGAGGAAGAAGAACTGCCGGTCGTTCGAGAAGAGCTCCGGGCGCTCGATCGAGGTGCCGTCGACAGAACCGGGGAACTGGATCTGCACGAGCGTGACGTCGGCTGCGGCGGCGAATCCCAGGGTGACGACCGCGAGATTCACTCCGCGCAGGCGCAGCGCCGGCAGCCCGACGATGATGCCCACGAGACCGGCGGCTATGCCGCCGAGCACAAGCCAGACGACGAACCCGCCCGGCGCCTGCATCACGTTCAACAGCGAGACGATCCACGCGCCGACGGCCGCGAAGGTGAGCTGGCACAGGGCGATCATCCCGGCCGAGCCGGTGACGATCCCGAGTCCGAGGATGGCGATGGCCGCGACGACCGCGCTGATCGCCAGGAAGACGAAATAGCCGGGCAGGGCGGCGCTGAGGATCGCGCCGATGCCGATGCCGACGGCGGCTGCCGCGACGGCGAACGGCCAGGTGGACTTGAACCAGGAGCGGTCAGCGAGCGGCATCCCACACCTCCTTGCGCTGGGTCCACAGCAGCAGGACCACGATGAACAGGAACGGGAGGAAGTTGCGCACCAGGGCGACCTCGTCGAGCTGCGCGACCAGGCCGCCGAGCACGCCCAGCACGATGCCGCCGACGACGGCGAGGTCGAGCCGGCGGAAGCCGCCGAGCAGCGCGGCGGCAGCGGCGGGCACGATGAGCATCGAGAGTCCGGTGGCGTCGCTGGACTGCGTCGGCGCGACGATGATGATCGCGATGGCGCTGATGACTCCGGTGACGAACCACACCGAGATCGACAGCGGACGGGAGCGGATGCCGAGCAGCTCCGCCGTGGTCGGACGCTCGGACAGCGCCCTCAGCTGCGTGCCCACCCTCGTGCGGCGGAGGACGACGCGAACGACCACCGCGGCCACGACCGCCATCAGCACCGTGGCGACGGTCACCTGGCTGACGACGACGCCGCCGAACGAGAATGCCGGTCCCGCGATGATCGGCGTGAACGGCTGCGGTTTGTTGCCGAACAGGATGAACGACAGCGAGATCAGCAGGAGCAGAGGTCCGACGGTCATCGCCGAGCGGGTCGTCGTGGACGCCTCCGAGAGCCAGGTCGCGGCGATCCATCCGATCGCCGCCGACAGGAGCCCGGCGACGAGGATCCCGATGATCGAGCCGAGCCAGATCGGCAGGCCGAGTCTGCTCACGAACCACACGGCCGTGAACGCGCCGAACATCCCCGTGGCGGCCTGAGCGAAGTTGACGACCCGCACGAGGCGGCTCATCAGCGTCAGACACACGCCGAGGACGGCGTAGAGTCCGCCGGCGGCGAGTCCGGCTATGGCGCCTTGCAGCATGAGGCGTCCTTTCTGATCTGAGGGGGAGGAGACCCCCGGTCGTTGAGCGAGGCACCCGGTCGTTGAGCGAGCGAAGCGAGACGAAACGCAGTGACCGACGTTCGGCGCCGGGTGAGGCGTTTCGTCTCGGTCGCTCCGCTCCCTCGCTCAACGACCGGGAGCGAAGAGCGACTATTCGCCGATGCGCAGCCAGTCTTCGGAGACCTTCTCCCAAGCGTTCGTGCCGGATTTCAAGATGATCGGCCAGCCGGCGGTGTTCTGCGTGCCGAACGCGTAGGGCGTTCCCACCATCGGGTTGTCGATCGGGTCCATGCCCTGCAGCGCCTTCGTCACGCTCTCGCGGGTGATGTCGCCCTTGATGGACTTCAGCACCTCGATGAAGTACGTCGCGGCGAGGTAGCCGCCCTGGCTGAACGACGTGAGCGGGATGTCGTTCTTCTCCATCAGCGCCCGCCAGTCCTTGTTGATGTCGTTGTCGTCGGTGAACGGATAGAACTCGGCAGGCACGTAGATGCCGGCGCCCGCGTTGTCGACCGCCTTCGCGAAGTTCTCGCTGTAGACGCTGGTGAGGTAGAGCCAGGTCACGTCGTCCCAACCCTGTGCGTTGGCGGCCTTGACCTGACCGATCGCGTCGGGCTCGACGGGGTTGATCGCGAGAGCCTTGCAGCCCTGCTCACGCGCCTTCACGATGTACGGCGTGTAGTCGGATGCTCCGTAGGGCACGGTGTCGTCGACGTACTTCGGCTTCTTGCCTGTGATCTCGGTCCACTTGTCGATCGCGGCCTGGTAGGTCGGCCGGGTGGAGCCGGCGATCTCGAGAAGCACGCAGATGTCGTCGAGGCCGAGGACCTCAGATCCGTACTGCAGCGTCAGGGTCATGTCGTTGAACGGTCCGACGTTCGCAGGCGAGATGTTCTCGCTGTCGAAGCATCCCGTGTCCACGCCGATGCCGGGAATAGAGAGGATGCTCTCCTGCTCGTAGTACTTGGCGTTGATCTCGCACTCGATGAGGCTGGCCGAGCCCACGAGCGCGACCGCTCCGTCGCTGCCGACCAGCTCTCGGGCCGACGCCGTCGCCGTGGCGGGATCGCCCTTGTCGTCGAGCGCCTTGTAGTCGATCTTCTGTCCGTTCAGACCACCTTCTTCGTTGAAGGCGTCGAACACGGCTGCCGCCGCCTGCGACGCCTCCGGGAATGTCGCCGGGCCGCTGATCGTGTTGACGGATCCGACGACGATCGAACCGCCCCCGCTGCCGGATCCACCGTCATCGGCGCAGCCGGACAGGATGAGGGCTGCCACGGCGAAAAGGGCCGCGGTGCCTGCTACTCGCTTGTTCATGTGCGTTGTTGCCTCTCGGTTCTCGGGTGTTGCTGTGTGTCGTTCAGTCGCGCAGTGCGCGATTGACCAGCTCGGTGTCGGTGAACTGCTCGAACGCGGCGACCCGCCCGTCGGTCAGCCGCCAGACGTGCGCGACGCGCGCGGCGAAGAAGCGCCCCGTCCGGATGTAGGTGCCGGAGTACGTGCCGATGCCGACGACGACGTCTCCGCCGTCGATGACCTCGTCGATCGCGAGCGTGTAGTCGTCCCACTCCTCCTGGATGCGCTGGAACACGTTGGCGGCGACGGCATCCGGTCCGACGTAGGTGCCTGCGTACGGGAATCCCGCAGCCTCCGTCCACTGCACATCGTCGGCCAGCGGCGCCAGCATCCCCTCGAGGTCTCCCCGGTCGCTGGCGGCGTAGTGGGCGAGGATGATGTCTGCGTTCCTCATGTGATCTCCTTCTGTTCCTTCTGGGTCCCTGAGCCTGTGGAAGGGGTCACACCGGCTGGGCGTCGGGGTAGGCGACGGAGCCGAGCGGGTAGATGTGGCCTCCTGCACGGGAGTGCTCGGCGTCGCCGTCGCCGTTGAGGCCGAGGAAGATCCCCGTGGTCATGAGCTGATAGCCGAGGTCGTGCAGCCAGACGCTGGCGACAGCGATGCGGAACTCGCGGAAGCAGAAGAGGTACAGGCCGTCGGCGAACTTCCACACGGTCGACAGGTCCATGTCGCCGTGACCGCGCTGCACCCCTTCCAGGCACTGCCACGCGTAGCGAAGGCTGGAGACGTAGACGTGCTCGTAGAGATGGTGCGGGCTGTAGCGGTACACGTTGCGCTTGCCGATGAGATCGCGGCTCGGCCCTGGAACCTCGCCCGTCGCCGGACCACGGTCGGTGGTCGCGGCCCAGAAGTCCTGACCGACCTGCGGAACGCCCTCCACCGCCTCGGCGGCGATACGGGAGCGGACCACGGTCGCGCGGTGGGTCGTGGTCGAGTAGACGACGGTGATCGCTTCGCGTTCACGGCTCTCGAGAGGGATGTTCACGAACACGATGTCATCTCGCACGGCGACCGCGTCGTAGGGGTCGGTTCCGGCCGCCTCGAATCCGGTCCAGGTGACGGCCACGGAATCGAAGGAGAGCGCGAGGATCGAGCCGTCGTCGAGTGTCAGCGTGAGGGCCGTGCCGGCGAGGGTCGTGTTCGGCAGGCGGAACGCGTCGATTCCGGCGGCGAACTCGTCGTAGGTGCGCCACTCATCGAGCGCCGGGTCTGTGGAGGTGTCGGCCATGGGTGTCCTGACGTCGCACGCGGCGGAGCGTCGTCGCTCCGGGCACCGCGGCTTCGCGATGCGCTTGCCTCATGCTCGATCCGAGAGGGGCATCCGCTCAAGGCGTGCGCGACCATCGCGCGCCGAGAGTCAAACGGCGTGCCCTCCGGGGCAAGTCGGCTGGAGAGCAAAGTCCCCGCGCGTGCCACCATCGACGCTGCGCGCCACCATCGAGTGGACGTCGGGATCGTGGTGGCGTGTCCGGATCCGGGTGGCGGAGCGGATGCCGGGGGCGTCAGTGCGCGGCGCGGTACTCGCTGGGGGATACGCCGAAGGTGGTCTTGAACGCGCGGCTGAAGTGCGCGGCATCCACGAAGCCCCACCGTGCGGCGATCGCGGCGACCGGGCGATCGGCCAGCATCGGGTCGAGCAGGTCGCGGCGGCACTGCTCGAGGCGGCGTGTGCGGATCCACGTGGACACCGTGACGCCCTGCTCCTGGAACAGGCCGTGCAGATGGCGGGTCGAGATGTAGTGCGCCGACGCGATCGACGCGGGGCCGAGGTCGGTCGACGCGAGATTGCGCTCGATGTAGGAGCGGATGCGCTGCACCAGGGCGCGATGCGGGTCGGCGGACACCTCGTCGAGTCCGAGCTCGCGGGTGAAGACCGTCGAGACCAGATCGAGGGCGCTGTGGGCGAGGCGCGCCCCGGTCGT includes:
- a CDS encoding ABC transporter ATP-binding protein, which encodes MSELVLDGVTVSRGAGPVISDVSLTVRGGEVLALVGPNGAGKTSLIESVSGVTPHSAGTLTLDGEAIDKLSRVARARRGIVHIEQGRAVFPSLTVRENISLTARTPAELDAALEQFPELEKRIDSPTALLSGGEQQMVVLARAFAAKPRVLLIDEMSLGLAPVVFMRLMPIVKSIAESGVGVLLVEQFTQLALSLAREAVVVAGGQVSFQGTSEQIKSDPELLHRAYLGG
- a CDS encoding ABC transporter substrate-binding protein, yielding MNKRVAGTAALFAVAALILSGCADDGGSGSGGGSIVVGSVNTISGPATFPEASQAAAAVFDAFNEEGGLNGQKIDYKALDDKGDPATATASARELVGSDGAVALVGSASLIECEINAKYYEQESILSIPGIGVDTGCFDSENISPANVGPFNDMTLTLQYGSEVLGLDDICVLLEIAGSTRPTYQAAIDKWTEITGKKPKYVDDTVPYGASDYTPYIVKAREQGCKALAINPVEPDAIGQVKAANAQGWDDVTWLYLTSVYSENFAKAVDNAGAGIYVPAEFYPFTDDNDINKDWRALMEKNDIPLTSFSQGGYLAATYFIEVLKSIKGDITRESVTKALQGMDPIDNPMVGTPYAFGTQNTAGWPIILKSGTNAWEKVSEDWLRIGE
- a CDS encoding branched-chain amino acid ABC transporter ATP-binding protein/permease, yielding MPLADRSWFKSTWPFAVAAAAVGIGIGAILSAALPGYFVFLAISAVVAAIAILGLGIVTGSAGMIALCQLTFAAVGAWIVSLLNVMQAPGGFVVWLVLGGIAAGLVGIIVGLPALRLRGVNLAVVTLGFAAAADVTLVQIQFPGSVDGTSIERPELFSNDRQFFFLSVVVLAVCGLGVFFLQRGRWGSSWKAVAFSERGTAAAGQSVQVAKLTAFAVSAALGGIAGGLLAGQVQLPFASSFTPLQSLALYVLAIMSGAHLIDMAILGGILWVLVPELLKRWGIDQNWGFVVFGVLGVQALTSGTNLGQTVRDLIWRRADRRTAGAALTALPPDAEADAAVITTTTTATVDEAALDGAPVLTVEGLTVQFGALKALDDVSFQVPSASIMGLIGPNGAGKSTFVDAIGGFLPKHGGRVLLGGRDLAGLSPTRRARLGLRRTFQQDRVPPALTVGAYVRFVARRRLAASDIDEVLEFFGCPPAKARLSSVDVGTRRLVEVAANVIARPRLLILDEPAAGLSHEEHLALAARLRELPGRYGVALIIIEHDLDLVRSVCPMLTVLDFGRVLASGPQAEVLANPDVVKAYMGETELLS
- a CDS encoding nuclear transport factor 2 family protein: MRNADIILAHYAASDRGDLEGMLAPLADDVQWTEAAGFPYAGTYVGPDAVAANVFQRIQEEWDDYTLAIDEVIDGGDVVVGIGTYSGTYIRTGRFFAARVAHVWRLTDGRVAAFEQFTDTELVNRALRD
- a CDS encoding MoaF C-terminal domain-containing protein gives rise to the protein MADTSTDPALDEWRTYDEFAAGIDAFRLPNTTLAGTALTLTLDDGSILALSFDSVAVTWTGFEAAGTDPYDAVAVRDDIVFVNIPLESREREAITVVYSTTTHRATVVRSRIAAEAVEGVPQVGQDFWAATTDRGPATGEVPGPSRDLIGKRNVYRYSPHHLYEHVYVSSLRYAWQCLEGVQRGHGDMDLSTVWKFADGLYLFCFREFRIAVASVWLHDLGYQLMTTGIFLGLNGDGDAEHSRAGGHIYPLGSVAYPDAQPV
- a CDS encoding ABC transporter permease subunit, whose product is MLQGAIAGLAAGGLYAVLGVCLTLMSRLVRVVNFAQAATGMFGAFTAVWFVSRLGLPIWLGSIIGILVAGLLSAAIGWIAATWLSEASTTTRSAMTVGPLLLLISLSFILFGNKPQPFTPIIAGPAFSFGGVVVSQVTVATVLMAVVAAVVVRVVLRRTRVGTQLRALSERPTTAELLGIRSRPLSISVWFVTGVISAIAIIIVAPTQSSDATGLSMLIVPAAAAALLGGFRRLDLAVVGGIVLGVLGGLVAQLDEVALVRNFLPFLFIVVLLLWTQRKEVWDAAR